The following are from one region of the Cystobacter ferrugineus genome:
- the gcvA gene encoding transcriptional regulator GcvA: protein MSAPEYLNALRAFEAAARHESFSAAAAELHVTPAAVGQLVRGLEESLGTPLFHRGTSGRKRLVLTEAAQRALPDIRAGFERLSAGVARLKEGSSTGVLTVTVSPAFAAKWLLPRLERFQAAWPELDVRLDASTELLDFAARGVDIGVRYGAGVWPGLTAEKLLDEEVYPVCSPALLRQSRRLRRPSDLAGLRLIHDRSVDARSGFATWDAWLAKAGARDVDTKRGLRINNSAAVLQAAIDGQGVALARSIMAHDDLAAGRLVRLFPEVEFSSVLSYYVVYRPDCATLPKLVAFRDWLVREASTG from the coding sequence ATGAGCGCACCTGAATACCTCAACGCCCTGCGTGCCTTCGAGGCGGCGGCCAGGCACGAGAGCTTCTCCGCCGCGGCCGCCGAGCTCCACGTGACCCCGGCGGCGGTCGGACAGCTCGTGCGAGGCCTTGAGGAGTCGCTCGGCACACCGCTGTTCCACCGGGGCACGAGCGGACGCAAACGGCTCGTCCTCACCGAGGCGGCCCAGCGGGCCCTGCCGGACATCCGTGCGGGGTTCGAGCGGCTGAGCGCCGGCGTCGCACGGCTGAAGGAGGGCTCGTCGACCGGCGTGCTGACCGTGACGGTCAGCCCTGCCTTCGCGGCCAAGTGGCTCCTGCCGCGCCTCGAGCGGTTCCAGGCCGCATGGCCGGAGCTGGACGTGCGGCTCGACGCGTCCACCGAGCTGCTCGACTTCGCCGCGCGCGGCGTCGATATCGGCGTGCGCTATGGCGCTGGGGTCTGGCCCGGACTGACGGCCGAGAAGCTCCTAGACGAGGAGGTCTATCCCGTTTGCTCGCCTGCCCTCCTGCGGCAGAGCCGCCGTCTGCGCCGGCCGTCGGACCTGGCCGGCCTACGGCTCATCCACGACCGGTCCGTGGATGCCCGCTCGGGATTCGCCACGTGGGATGCTTGGCTCGCGAAGGCGGGCGCAAGGGACGTCGACACGAAGCGAGGCCTGCGTATCAACAACTCCGCTGCCGTGCTACAGGCGGCAATCGACGGGCAGGGCGTGGCGCTGGCCCGCAGCATCATGGCGCATGACGACCTCGCGGCCGGACGGCTGGTGCGCCTGTTCCCGGAGGTGGAGTTCTCCTCGGTGCTCTCCTACTACGTGGTCTATCGGCCCGATTGCGCCACGCTCCCCAAACTCGTTGCGTTTCGTGACTGGCTCGTCCGCGAAGCGTCCACGGGGTAA